The proteins below are encoded in one region of Leptospira noumeaensis:
- a CDS encoding HNH endonuclease, giving the protein MTESPSDSFFSDVSDEEIARERRKAKELKASAWWKNKRSSGICHYCGKKFKVDELTMDHLIPIIRGGKSVKANLVPACKECNFKKKHSLPFEKEFFS; this is encoded by the coding sequence ATGACGGAAAGTCCCTCGGATTCATTTTTCTCCGATGTGAGTGATGAAGAAATTGCTCGAGAAAGAAGAAAAGCAAAAGAGTTAAAAGCCAGTGCCTGGTGGAAGAACAAACGTTCTTCTGGGATTTGTCATTACTGCGGAAAAAAATTTAAAGTAGATGAACTTACGATGGACCACCTAATTCCAATCATACGAGGAGGAAAATCAGTGAAAGCTAATTTAGTTCCTGCTTGTAAAGAATGTAATTTCAAAAAAAAACACAGCTTACCTTTTGAGAAGGAGTTCTTTTCCTAA
- a CDS encoding DUF1292 domain-containing protein — protein MDMKDLGFQGDDFLPSRVTEEIDLVDEKGNNYQWEVFYSFSQMGNDYLVFLPSTEAEFQFVNVEIDDPDSDVPGYIVMRIGQDESGEEILEEILDDDELEEIREYVEDEIGIVGQFLNREE, from the coding sequence ATGGACATGAAGGATTTAGGATTTCAAGGAGATGACTTTCTTCCATCCAGAGTCACAGAAGAAATTGATCTTGTAGATGAGAAGGGAAACAACTACCAGTGGGAAGTGTTTTATTCCTTTTCACAAATGGGAAATGATTATCTTGTTTTCCTTCCTTCCACAGAAGCGGAATTTCAATTTGTCAATGTTGAAATTGATGATCCTGATTCCGATGTCCCCGGATACATTGTTATGCGAATTGGACAAGATGAATCCGGAGAGGAAATTTTAGAAGAAATTCTGGATGACGACGAATTAGAAGAAATTCGTGAATATGTGGAAGATGAAATTGGGATTGTTGGACAATTTCTCAACCGGGAGGAATGA
- a CDS encoding MaoC family dehydratase — MYQKGKSFLEIQIGDSASFSKTITETDVYLFAGISGDFNPLHVDEEYAKTTNFGTRIAHGGLAASLLAPVLGMKLPGLGTVALETTTKFRKPVYFGDTITCSVEVVEKVERLKAVKMKIVWTNQKSEVVSKGETLVIPPG; from the coding sequence ATGTACCAAAAGGGTAAAAGTTTTTTAGAAATCCAAATAGGAGATTCTGCATCCTTTAGCAAAACCATTACGGAAACAGATGTGTATTTATTTGCAGGGATCAGTGGAGATTTTAATCCACTTCATGTCGATGAAGAGTATGCAAAAACAACAAACTTTGGAACAAGGATTGCTCATGGAGGTCTTGCTGCTTCTTTACTGGCACCAGTTCTTGGGATGAAACTACCTGGACTTGGAACAGTTGCTTTAGAAACCACAACTAAGTTTCGTAAACCAGTATATTTTGGAGATACAATCACATGTTCTGTGGAAGTTGTGGAAAAAGTAGAAAGATTGAAAGCTGTGAAAATGAAAATTGTTTGGACCAATCAAAAATCAGAAGTGGTGAGTAAAGGGGAAACTCTTGTCATTCCTCCCGGTTGA
- a CDS encoding sensor histidine kinase → MKAAGRIAFFYLLFGYIWIYFSDYAISLIFASTEDIREFQSLKGWGFVTLSAAIIFVLLVRELRRQKRVLFEKIESDQLFQVILERIEDAVIVFNLDTWKIDFLSEQVSRLFDIPTKEILTHPQLLMERVHELDRDRMTNIWMNQLKENHTGLLYRIRKLDGHINWALEHRLFIPSNEGSANKAVAVITDMTSYMENQSKLERSLKENETLLTEVHHRVKNNLAVIISFLQLQVYSSPRETADILEQSIVRIKAIALVHEKLYSSKNLSGLSSVDYITSLVENIKLMYMRTDISIELDIQKLEFNIVDAIPMGLMITEMLTNSFRHAFVGGKPDALIKIDFIVTDNFNYELKYRDNGVGFPPGLNFRKAESIGLSVIFSLCSQMNGREVECSFNPNEGVFYHFAFSPKKVIIKENSNVPKG, encoded by the coding sequence ATGAAAGCAGCTGGCCGAATTGCATTTTTTTATTTGTTATTCGGCTACATCTGGATTTACTTTTCAGACTATGCGATTTCTCTAATCTTCGCCTCCACCGAAGACATTCGTGAGTTCCAAAGTCTGAAAGGTTGGGGATTTGTCACTCTCTCTGCTGCGATTATCTTTGTCCTCCTCGTTCGTGAATTACGCAGACAAAAAAGGGTACTCTTTGAGAAAATAGAATCCGACCAACTTTTCCAAGTGATTTTAGAAAGGATTGAAGATGCTGTCATCGTTTTCAATTTAGATACTTGGAAAATTGATTTTCTGAGTGAACAAGTATCCAGACTTTTTGACATTCCTACAAAAGAAATCCTCACCCACCCGCAACTACTGATGGAAAGAGTCCATGAACTCGACAGAGACCGGATGACTAATATCTGGATGAACCAACTAAAAGAGAATCATACCGGTCTTTTGTATCGCATTCGAAAGTTAGATGGTCATATTAACTGGGCGTTAGAACATCGACTTTTTATACCAAGTAATGAAGGTAGTGCCAATAAAGCGGTAGCTGTCATTACCGATATGACGAGTTATATGGAAAACCAATCCAAACTCGAACGGTCACTGAAAGAAAACGAAACCTTACTCACAGAAGTCCACCACCGAGTAAAAAATAATTTAGCGGTTATTATTTCTTTTTTACAGCTACAAGTTTATTCCTCTCCAAGAGAAACTGCTGATATTTTGGAACAAAGTATTGTTCGGATCAAAGCCATTGCTCTTGTTCACGAAAAATTATACAGTAGTAAAAACTTATCTGGACTTAGTTCTGTGGATTATATCACAAGTCTTGTTGAAAATATTAAACTCATGTATATGAGAACAGATATTAGCATCGAACTAGATATCCAAAAATTGGAATTTAATATTGTGGATGCGATTCCTATGGGACTTATGATCACGGAGATGTTGACCAATAGTTTTCGACATGCATTTGTCGGTGGCAAACCAGATGCTTTGATCAAAATTGATTTTATTGTCACGGATAATTTCAATTATGAATTAAAATACAGAGATAACGGAGTGGGATTTCCTCCAGGGTTAAATTTTAGAAAAGCGGAATCCATTGGGCTCTCCGTTATTTTTTCATTATGTAGTCAGATGAATGGCCGCGAGGTAGAATGTTCTTTTAATCCAAACGAAGGTGTATTTTACCACTTTGCCTTTTCGCCTAAAAAAGTAATTATCAAGGAAAATTCAAATGTACCAAAAGGGTAA
- a CDS encoding acyl-CoA dehydrogenase family protein, which translates to MIHPKLNPYLNEEERSFYNTVFQFSEDKVFPSAEERDEKEIWSDELWKEFSKAGLTGLTIPSEYGGEGASCLQCSIATDAFASGSLDGGMGLSWVAHLVIGTIPIVFQGTKEQKSKYLPKLSTGEWMAGFALTEPASGSDAASLLTKAEEVEGGWKLNGTKMYITNGPVGQVFVVMARTSEKGRGPMGISAFIVENNTPGFKVSKVLKKLGHHTSMTAELVFEDMVIPKENLLGPINTGFMRIGKETLEWERTVFVAGLAGAMEFCFRKGLRYANERVQFGKPISNFYGMRDILVRNWVYIQAARRLIYWVAERKDRGIASPLESSLGKLISSEIAEDVAKDSVQLFGGYGYMKEYSVERFYRDVKLGTIGGGTSEIQRSIISSLYPGKEKFQKEFSKITNESGLSDQIQNVLFDIIVTMDGEPNRKKQQSVEFAFADVLSVFVILSLSEIDTHKSTEYYSSDEKLMDRKLLSYYLVGKYLMSFTRLSNYVPSQLETLWKYYSQLGKTIEESVHLRFGSLQDLL; encoded by the coding sequence ATGATACACCCGAAACTGAATCCCTATCTAAATGAGGAGGAAAGAAGTTTTTACAATACTGTATTTCAATTTTCGGAAGACAAAGTGTTTCCGTCTGCGGAAGAACGTGATGAAAAAGAAATTTGGTCAGACGAATTGTGGAAAGAGTTTAGTAAGGCAGGCCTCACTGGGCTTACCATCCCTTCCGAATATGGCGGTGAAGGAGCCAGTTGTTTACAATGTTCTATTGCCACTGATGCATTCGCATCTGGTTCGTTAGATGGTGGAATGGGGCTCTCTTGGGTTGCCCATTTAGTCATAGGAACCATACCGATTGTTTTCCAAGGCACAAAGGAACAAAAATCTAAATACCTTCCGAAACTTTCTACTGGGGAATGGATGGCTGGTTTTGCACTGACAGAACCAGCTTCTGGATCGGATGCAGCTTCTCTATTGACAAAAGCAGAAGAAGTAGAAGGTGGTTGGAAATTAAACGGTACAAAGATGTACATCACCAATGGCCCCGTAGGACAAGTGTTTGTTGTCATGGCTAGGACTTCTGAAAAAGGAAGAGGGCCAATGGGTATTTCTGCCTTTATCGTAGAAAATAATACTCCTGGGTTTAAAGTAAGTAAGGTTCTAAAAAAATTAGGGCATCATACTTCTATGACCGCCGAACTAGTGTTCGAAGATATGGTGATCCCCAAAGAAAATTTACTTGGGCCAATCAATACTGGGTTTATGCGAATTGGAAAAGAAACCCTAGAATGGGAAAGAACCGTTTTTGTAGCGGGTCTTGCCGGTGCTATGGAATTTTGTTTTCGTAAAGGGCTTCGTTATGCGAATGAAAGAGTTCAATTTGGAAAACCGATTTCTAACTTTTATGGAATGCGTGATATTTTAGTTCGTAACTGGGTTTACATCCAAGCAGCAAGAAGGCTGATTTATTGGGTTGCAGAAAGAAAAGATCGAGGCATTGCTTCGCCTTTAGAAAGCAGTTTGGGAAAACTCATCTCTTCTGAAATTGCAGAAGATGTGGCAAAGGATTCTGTCCAACTTTTTGGTGGGTATGGGTACATGAAAGAATACTCTGTGGAACGATTTTATAGAGATGTAAAATTAGGCACCATTGGAGGGGGAACTAGCGAAATCCAACGTTCTATTATTTCTTCCTTATATCCTGGAAAAGAAAAGTTTCAAAAGGAATTTTCGAAAATTACCAATGAATCTGGACTTTCTGATCAGATCCAAAACGTACTGTTTGATATCATTGTAACAATGGACGGCGAACCAAACAGAAAAAAACAGCAGTCAGTTGAATTTGCTTTTGCTGACGTTTTATCTGTTTTTGTGATCCTTTCTTTGTCAGAAATTGACACCCATAAATCTACAGAATACTATTCTTCGGATGAAAAATTGATGGATCGAAAGTTACTTTCGTATTATCTTGTGGGGAAATATCTCATGTCTTTCACTCGACTTTCAAACTATGTTCCTTCGCAATTAGAAACGTTGTGGAAGTATTATTCTCAGTTGGGGAAAACCATTGAGGAATCAGTACATTTGCGTTTCGGGTCTCTGCAGGATCTCTTATAG
- a CDS encoding AMP-dependent synthetase/ligase translates to MTQNYENLYQALAHVAETLPNKVSFRKRNSASEFPGISFGDLKQFVDHLTLGFIDLGVEVGDRIGFFCDATVNWLRTDMAILVSGAVVVPRGTDIVREEILYILNHSEAKYLVVQKPKDKKRIDDLIGELPHLKQIFILETDQGNLYEGENSILALATKGKEKWSQIGKQTLESRIKQTDPDSLATLIYTSGTTGNPKGVMLSQKGWITAIQNTISRLDMNSNDNAVSLLPPWHAFERAIEYAGIFLGLDFLVSNMSSLKDDLRDFRPTIFPSVPRIWESVYNGIIAKVAKEGGFKEKLFHFFLKLGSTWAHYYAMCFGFEFEIKKPNILVSLIKRTYALFILLLLSPLKLISVKIFSAIHKALGGRIRICISAGSALPSVVDGFLSAIGLKVLEGYGMTETSAVVSIRSNTKPTKGTVGIPIAGYQIRLKDDTGKIVTEVGAKGTLWIKSKQILKGYYKRPELNQVVFDSEGFFDTGDLMMISHRGELVFAGRSKDTIALIGGENVEPIPIEDKLLTSPFIDQVMVVGHDKKTLGALIVPNFEAVESKIPGISKEKAGEWNSNPKVRELYRAEISRIISRENGFKGFETVPANNFYVVPRPFDPDVEMTRTLKMKRNVISDVFSKQIEGIYQ, encoded by the coding sequence ATGACCCAAAACTACGAAAACCTCTACCAAGCCCTAGCTCATGTTGCAGAAACTCTGCCAAATAAAGTTTCCTTTCGGAAACGAAACTCTGCCAGCGAATTTCCTGGGATCAGTTTTGGAGATTTGAAGCAGTTTGTCGACCACTTGACTCTTGGTTTCATCGATCTCGGCGTAGAGGTGGGAGACCGGATTGGATTTTTCTGCGATGCCACTGTCAACTGGCTACGAACTGATATGGCCATTTTGGTCTCTGGTGCCGTGGTGGTGCCCCGTGGAACTGACATTGTTCGAGAAGAGATTCTCTATATTTTAAACCACTCAGAAGCCAAATACCTCGTGGTGCAAAAACCAAAGGATAAAAAACGGATCGATGACCTAATTGGTGAACTTCCTCATCTAAAACAAATTTTTATTTTGGAAACAGACCAAGGAAATTTGTATGAAGGTGAAAATTCCATTTTGGCACTGGCTACCAAAGGAAAAGAAAAATGGAGTCAGATCGGCAAACAAACGTTAGAATCAAGAATCAAACAAACAGATCCGGATTCTCTCGCCACATTGATTTATACTTCAGGAACTACTGGAAATCCGAAAGGAGTGATGTTGTCCCAAAAAGGTTGGATCACTGCGATTCAAAATACAATTTCACGATTGGATATGAATTCCAATGACAATGCAGTGAGTTTACTTCCTCCATGGCATGCTTTTGAAAGAGCCATTGAATATGCAGGGATTTTTCTTGGATTGGATTTTTTAGTTTCTAACATGTCATCACTCAAAGATGATTTAAGAGATTTTAGACCTACTATATTTCCTTCTGTTCCCAGGATTTGGGAATCTGTGTACAATGGAATCATTGCGAAAGTTGCCAAAGAAGGTGGGTTCAAAGAAAAATTATTCCATTTCTTTTTGAAACTAGGTTCCACTTGGGCTCATTATTATGCGATGTGTTTTGGTTTTGAATTTGAAATCAAAAAACCAAATATATTGGTTTCACTGATCAAAAGAACCTATGCACTTTTTATTTTGTTACTTTTGTCTCCATTAAAACTCATTAGTGTTAAAATCTTTTCTGCGATACATAAAGCTCTTGGTGGTCGAATCCGAATTTGTATTTCTGCAGGTTCTGCACTACCCAGTGTTGTGGATGGATTTTTATCTGCCATTGGACTCAAAGTTCTAGAAGGATATGGAATGACTGAAACTTCTGCTGTTGTTTCCATTCGTTCCAATACCAAACCCACCAAAGGAACAGTTGGTATTCCCATTGCTGGATATCAAATTCGATTGAAAGATGATACAGGTAAGATTGTAACCGAAGTTGGTGCCAAAGGAACACTCTGGATCAAATCCAAACAAATTCTAAAAGGTTACTATAAACGACCTGAACTCAACCAAGTTGTATTTGATTCCGAAGGATTTTTTGATACGGGAGATCTGATGATGATTTCTCATAGAGGTGAACTAGTGTTTGCCGGTCGATCCAAAGATACCATTGCACTGATAGGTGGAGAAAACGTAGAACCAATCCCAATCGAAGACAAACTTTTAACTTCACCTTTCATCGACCAAGTGATGGTTGTGGGTCATGATAAAAAAACTCTCGGCGCACTCATTGTGCCAAACTTCGAAGCAGTAGAATCCAAAATCCCAGGAATTTCCAAGGAAAAAGCTGGAGAATGGAATTCAAATCCAAAAGTTCGGGAATTGTACCGAGCTGAGATTTCACGAATTATATCTAGAGAAAACGGATTCAAAGGATTCGAAACAGTGCCAGCTAACAATTTTTATGTGGTACCTCGTCCCTTTGATCCCGACGTCGAAATGACAAGAACTTTGAAAATGAAGCGAAATGTCATTTCGGATGTATTTTCAAAACAAATTGAAGGAATTTACCAATGA
- a CDS encoding CBS domain-containing protein, with product MFFWIHDGRILPTAPPIPSDRVHKIHPGSKSSPISAEETESQNPQSSSFLHRSPRDVYQESAGPTEKTVYFLREIMSAPTHTLPSTETIARCLDFMLEKRIRHLPITDTHGTLVGFVSDRDILEKSKSYERDWPVSDIMTKRVLVGSMNSEIRGVTKVLLEERIGCIPVVDDDNHPIGIVTRSDLLRLLLKYPNLNIIV from the coding sequence ATGTTCTTTTGGATTCACGACGGGCGGATTTTACCGACAGCCCCACCCATTCCCTCAGACCGGGTGCATAAAATCCATCCCGGGAGCAAAAGTTCCCCCATTTCGGCTGAAGAGACCGAATCCCAAAACCCGCAATCCTCGTCTTTTTTACACCGTTCCCCCAGAGATGTTTATCAGGAATCGGCTGGGCCTACAGAGAAAACCGTCTACTTTCTCCGCGAAATCATGTCGGCTCCAACTCACACCCTTCCCTCCACCGAAACCATAGCCCGATGTCTGGATTTTATGTTAGAAAAACGGATCCGCCATCTCCCCATCACGGATACTCACGGAACCCTCGTAGGATTTGTATCCGACAGAGACATTTTAGAAAAAAGTAAATCCTATGAAAGGGACTGGCCTGTTTCCGATATCATGACCAAACGAGTATTAGTTGGATCTATGAATTCAGAAATTCGAGGAGTGACGAAAGTTCTTTTGGAAGAAAGAATTGGATGTATTCCTGTCGTAGATGACGATAATCATCCTATTGGTATCGTCACAAGATCGGACTTACTCCGTTTGTTACTTAAGTATCCAAATTTGAACATCATTGTTTAA
- a CDS encoding sodium:solute symporter, with translation MIWDLFVLIFYFMIVFYFGFHFAKNTEKEEDFYLAKKEIHWIFLLLSLVATETSSLTFLSIPSLSFKGDYRFLEIAFGYLIGRTIVALYLLPSYFSGNTISVYEYIGNRLGKSPQKTMSFVFTISRLLGDGIRLYISSLPIAFLLERMGLKLSPEVLGMIALTTLSIVTIIYSVVGGFRAIVFTDVLQWFIYILGGIFALGLLVYKLEIPLQEGMSKLQTLGKWNLFVWDYLASGDNSYFFVFALIGGAFISIGSHGTDLMLVQRVIATKNLLSGQKILIGSGIVVILQFILFLLIGSLLYLFYQGQSITPDKVFSQFIVNEVPSPLLGILVAAILASAMSTLSSTINSLSLTWARDWGMDKWFSPKSLSLFFGVTLFVSSLIPYFLIQTWEKGLLEMGLTIFSYTLGPSIAVFFLAKIKRDLPVSGGVFSGFFLTSILTTVAIGVGFKISFTLLIPIGFGTLIFLVQISRFFYKKN, from the coding sequence ATGATCTGGGATTTATTTGTTCTTATCTTTTATTTTATGATCGTTTTTTACTTTGGATTTCATTTTGCGAAAAACACAGAAAAAGAAGAAGACTTTTACTTAGCTAAAAAAGAAATCCATTGGATTTTTCTTTTGTTGTCTCTTGTGGCAACGGAAACTTCCAGTTTAACTTTTTTAAGTATACCTTCATTATCTTTCAAAGGTGATTACCGGTTCTTAGAAATTGCCTTTGGATATTTGATTGGAAGAACAATTGTTGCTTTGTATTTGTTGCCATCTTATTTTTCAGGAAATACCATTTCAGTTTATGAATATATAGGAAACCGATTAGGAAAATCTCCTCAAAAAACCATGTCTTTCGTTTTTACCATCTCTCGTTTGCTCGGTGATGGAATTAGGTTGTACATTAGTTCCTTACCAATTGCTTTTCTATTGGAAAGGATGGGACTTAAACTTTCGCCCGAAGTTTTAGGAATGATTGCCCTCACCACACTCAGCATTGTCACCATCATTTATTCAGTAGTGGGAGGATTTCGAGCCATCGTTTTTACAGATGTACTCCAATGGTTTATTTATATCTTAGGTGGGATTTTTGCTTTGGGACTTCTTGTTTACAAATTAGAAATTCCGCTCCAAGAAGGAATGTCTAAACTCCAAACTTTAGGGAAGTGGAATTTATTTGTATGGGATTACCTAGCCAGTGGTGATAATAGTTATTTTTTCGTCTTTGCTCTGATAGGTGGAGCTTTTATTTCTATTGGTTCTCACGGGACAGACCTTATGCTCGTACAAAGAGTCATTGCTACCAAAAATTTACTCTCTGGTCAAAAGATTCTAATTGGAAGTGGGATTGTTGTGATTCTACAATTCATTCTTTTTCTATTGATTGGATCTCTACTTTATCTTTTTTACCAAGGCCAATCCATCACTCCTGACAAAGTCTTTAGCCAATTCATTGTGAATGAAGTTCCGTCCCCACTTCTCGGAATCCTTGTCGCGGCCATCCTTGCCAGTGCCATGTCGACTCTCAGTTCCACCATCAACTCCCTTTCTCTTACCTGGGCACGTGATTGGGGAATGGACAAATGGTTTTCTCCCAAATCCCTATCCTTATTTTTTGGAGTCACATTATTTGTTTCTAGCCTCATCCCCTACTTTCTCATTCAAACTTGGGAAAAGGGATTATTAGAAATGGGTCTCACCATCTTCTCTTATACACTGGGGCCTTCCATTGCTGTGTTCTTTTTAGCGAAAATAAAAAGAGACCTGCCTGTTTCCGGTGGAGTTTTTTCGGGATTTTTTCTCACAAGTATCTTAACCACTGTGGCCATTGGAGTGGGATTCAAAATTTCCTTTACCCTCCTCATCCCCATCGGTTTTGGAACTTTGATTTTTCTTGTTCAAATTTCTCGATTCTTCTATAAAAAAAATTGA
- the leuA2 gene encoding 2-isopropylmalate synthase LeuA2 — protein MKPKQIKIQDVTLRDGNQALRKPWTLEEKIEVFDLLVALNVDGIEVGFPSSNETEFEASKTLAKRAPAGMPIAGLSRANETEISKTWEAIQFANRPRMHIVFPVSDFSIRHVLKISEQEVIRKIHNSVSFARSIVGPDVEIQFSGEHFGDAIENFAFTKEAFLAAIQAGANIINLPNTVERYRPMVFVNMVKEMKDFIGERAKVSVHTHNDLGMATATSVECVYVGAEQIEVALNGLGERAGNTNLYETVIALHQNGETLGINFDRIYPTAKRIAEMTGIPIGEKTPIIGEDIFSHRSGIHQDGVAKTIKQTKGAYRTFSPEFVGRNDSETISFTNQSGHRAIQFLLEKRGIKVPAEEIHRLFEIAKTISSKENNREITEAELVDLASNLTVSL, from the coding sequence ATGAAACCAAAACAAATCAAAATCCAAGACGTTACCTTAAGGGACGGAAACCAAGCATTACGAAAACCTTGGACATTAGAGGAAAAAATCGAAGTCTTCGATTTGCTTGTTGCATTGAATGTCGATGGGATCGAAGTGGGATTCCCTTCTTCCAATGAAACAGAGTTTGAGGCAAGTAAAACCTTAGCAAAACGAGCACCTGCTGGTATGCCCATTGCCGGACTTTCTCGTGCCAATGAAACAGAAATCAGTAAAACTTGGGAGGCCATCCAATTTGCTAACAGACCGAGAATGCACATTGTATTTCCTGTAAGTGATTTTTCGATCCGTCATGTTTTGAAAATATCCGAACAAGAAGTTATTAGAAAAATTCATAATTCCGTTTCGTTTGCAAGATCCATTGTAGGACCGGATGTGGAGATTCAATTTTCTGGAGAACATTTTGGTGATGCCATTGAAAACTTTGCGTTCACAAAGGAAGCATTCCTTGCAGCAATCCAAGCGGGTGCAAACATCATTAACTTACCGAACACAGTAGAAAGATACCGCCCCATGGTTTTTGTCAATATGGTGAAAGAGATGAAAGATTTTATTGGAGAACGGGCCAAGGTCTCAGTTCACACTCATAATGATTTGGGAATGGCGACGGCTACGTCCGTAGAATGTGTGTATGTTGGTGCGGAACAAATTGAAGTGGCTCTTAATGGTTTAGGGGAAAGGGCGGGAAATACAAACTTGTATGAAACTGTCATCGCATTACACCAAAATGGCGAAACCTTAGGAATCAATTTCGATAGAATTTATCCAACAGCCAAACGAATTGCAGAGATGACAGGGATTCCCATTGGTGAAAAAACTCCGATCATTGGGGAAGATATTTTTTCACATAGATCGGGAATCCACCAAGATGGAGTTGCGAAGACAATCAAACAAACCAAAGGTGCTTACCGAACTTTTTCTCCTGAATTTGTGGGAAGAAATGATTCAGAAACCATTTCTTTTACTAACCAATCAGGTCATAGAGCCATCCAATTTTTGTTAGAAAAACGAGGAATCAAAGTTCCCGCAGAAGAAATCCACCGTTTGTTTGAAATAGCCAAAACAATCTCATCCAAAGAAAACAACAGAGAAATCACCGAAGCGGAGTTAGTGGATTTAGCGAGCAATTTGACGGTTTCCCTCTGA
- a CDS encoding N-acyl-D-amino-acid deacylase family protein: MAETLIKQARIFDGSTNSSFVGDVRIKDGMVQTISKTELNPNSGETVVDAKGLWLTPGFIDFHTHYDAEIEMAPDLSESVRHGVTTISLGSCSLSLAVGDPTDLADMFSRVEAIPRKNVLSILESKKNWNSATEYKNHLNNMPLGPNVTSFAGHSAIRAHVMGLERSLTKGENPTKQELEKMNQHLEEALDAGFMGLSINTLVWDKMDGSRFRSRPLPSTYAKWSEYEYLNKTLRKRGKIFQGVPNVSTKINVLMFLKEAFGIFRKPLKTTVISLMDVKFDPGLYKLLNIIGRITNTIFRSDFKFQALPEPFDLYADGMDVVVFEEFAAGAKANHIEDELERKQLMKDPNYRSWFKRQWTNWFLPRVFHRNFKETKIVDAPDKSLIGKSIDDVAKEKGVHSVTAFLDLVSEHGNKVRWYTVMANHRKEPLQKIVSYPDILIGFSDAGAHLRGMAHYNFPLRMLKLVRDAELENKPFMSMERAVHRLTGEIGDWFGIDAGYIKEGKRADLVLIDPTKLDDSLAKDVEAPMPFMEDFKRWVRRNDETVKKVFINGKLAVDQGKPVPNLGKEKGYGSFLASTIGR, from the coding sequence ATGGCAGAGACTCTCATCAAACAGGCGAGAATTTTTGATGGAAGCACTAATTCATCTTTTGTAGGTGATGTGCGAATCAAAGACGGAATGGTTCAAACGATTTCTAAAACAGAATTGAATCCTAATTCTGGAGAAACCGTAGTTGATGCCAAAGGACTTTGGCTCACACCTGGATTTATAGATTTTCATACTCATTATGATGCAGAGATTGAAATGGCACCAGATCTTTCTGAGTCGGTTCGTCATGGAGTCACAACCATTTCCCTTGGAAGTTGTTCTCTTAGTTTAGCTGTAGGAGATCCGACAGATCTTGCTGATATGTTCAGCCGAGTGGAAGCCATTCCCAGAAAGAATGTGTTATCCATTTTAGAGAGTAAAAAAAATTGGAACTCCGCTACTGAATATAAAAACCATTTAAACAATATGCCACTTGGCCCCAATGTCACATCGTTTGCAGGTCACTCTGCCATCCGCGCTCATGTGATGGGACTTGAACGTTCCTTAACGAAGGGAGAAAATCCCACAAAACAAGAGTTAGAAAAAATGAACCAACATCTAGAAGAAGCACTAGATGCTGGTTTTATGGGTTTATCTATCAATACTTTAGTATGGGATAAAATGGATGGATCAAGATTTAGATCAAGACCTCTTCCTTCCACTTATGCAAAATGGAGCGAATATGAATATCTAAACAAAACCTTAAGAAAAAGAGGAAAAATCTTTCAAGGGGTTCCAAACGTTTCTACCAAAATTAATGTTTTGATGTTTCTCAAAGAAGCCTTTGGTATTTTTCGTAAACCTCTAAAAACCACAGTTATCTCTTTAATGGATGTTAAGTTTGATCCGGGTTTGTACAAACTTCTTAATATCATTGGTCGCATCACAAATACAATCTTTCGATCTGATTTTAAATTCCAAGCCCTTCCTGAACCATTCGATTTGTATGCCGATGGAATGGATGTGGTTGTGTTTGAAGAATTTGCTGCCGGTGCCAAAGCCAATCATATCGAAGATGAGTTGGAAAGAAAACAACTGATGAAAGACCCAAATTACCGCTCTTGGTTCAAACGCCAATGGACAAATTGGTTTTTGCCGCGTGTATTTCATAGAAACTTCAAAGAAACAAAAATTGTGGATGCTCCAGACAAATCGTTAATTGGAAAATCAATTGATGATGTTGCCAAAGAAAAAGGTGTACATTCTGTAACTGCGTTTTTAGATCTTGTATCGGAACATGGAAACAAAGTGCGTTGGTACACAGTGATGGCCAATCATAGAAAAGAACCGTTACAAAAGATAGTCTCTTATCCAGACATTCTTATTGGTTTTTCCGATGCTGGTGCTCACTTACGTGGGATGGCACATTATAACTTTCCCCTTCGGATGTTAAAACTTGTCAGAGATGCGGAACTAGAAAATAAACCTTTTATGAGTATGGAAAGAGCTGTCCACCGACTAACAGGAGAAATTGGAGATTGGTTTGGAATCGATGCGGGTTATATCAAAGAAGGAAAAAGAGCAGACCTCGTTCTTATCGATCCAACAAAACTAGACGACTCACTTGCGAAAGATGTAGAAGCACCCATGCCATTTATGGAAGACTTCAAACGTTGGGTTCGCCGTAACGATGAAACAGTAAAAAAAGTTTTTATCAATGGAAAACTTGCTGTCGACCAAGGAAAACCAGTTCCAAACCTCGGAAAGGAAAAAGGATACGGTAGTTTTCTCGCCTCCACCATCGGCAGATAA